The following proteins come from a genomic window of Candidatus Dependentiae bacterium:
- a CDS encoding HIT family hydrolase: MDKIYAPWRDSYVAQVTGDKNKFTDDKCVFCEIFKQKNDEQNFVLRRTADTVTVLNLYPYNAGHLMVLPLDHKAQLSDLPLDVRSLIMEETNLAVEIIKVVFKPEAFNIGINMGKVSGGGIPTHMHVHIVPRWNGDANFIAVIFDTKPISFDLKDIYKKLKEEFDKY; encoded by the coding sequence ATGGATAAAATATACGCTCCATGGCGTGATTCTTATGTTGCGCAAGTAACTGGCGACAAAAATAAATTTACAGATGACAAATGTGTTTTTTGTGAAATTTTTAAGCAAAAAAATGATGAACAAAATTTTGTACTGCGCAGAACTGCTGATACTGTAACTGTGTTAAATCTTTATCCTTACAATGCGGGACATTTGATGGTTTTGCCGCTTGATCATAAAGCTCAGCTTTCAGATTTACCCCTTGATGTTCGATCTTTGATTATGGAAGAGACAAATTTAGCTGTTGAAATTATTAAAGTAGTTTTTAAACCAGAAGCTTTTAATATCGGTATAAATATGGGCAAAGTTAGTGGCGGTGGAATACCAACTCATATGCATGTTCACATAGTTCCAAGATGGAACGGCGATGCTAATTTTATAGCAGTAATTTTTGATACAAAACCGATTTCTTTTGATTTAAAAGATATTTATAAAAAATTAAAAGAAGAGTTTGATAAATATTAA
- a CDS encoding aspartate--tRNA ligase: MQFKRTSYCGEVCEKLLGKEVNLVGWVNTKRDHGGLVFVDLRDRTGLVQLVFNPQTLPNNIFDLAQSLKHEYVISIKGKVINRAPNLINEKLKTGKLEVQVDELSVLSLSKPLPFQFDNIEKVDEELRLKYRYLDLRYQKHHDIIKLRHDAIFAIRQYMNDQGFYEIETPILSKSTSEGARDFLVPSRLMPGTFYALPQSPQVYKQILMASGMDKYFQIARCFRDEDLRANRQPEFTQLDLEMSFVEENDVKAVAEGIIASIWEKVRGIKIQLPLASMTFDEAFAGYGNDKPDLRFGIKINDVTDVFANTDVKFLKSVVEGGGKIGALVVNDKKFSRSELDRWVDFATSQLKVAGLVYIRFNENGEPESAISKFLPKDFLTQFKNIVSEVTKDSTIFIIAGKYKDAWTALGKLRLEFGKAFDLMDGEKFAFTWVERFPMFEWNEEDKRWKTVNHPFTQPQKGWENMELEDIRSRSYDLVCNGEEIGGGTIRIYDSEEQAKVFKVIGMTPEVAQKSFGFLLEAQNLGFPPHGGLGFGMDRIIMILANTNSIRDVIAFPKTQTGTCLLMQTPSTVDEKQLKELHIKSTLKPKE; encoded by the coding sequence ATGCAATTTAAGCGTACATCTTATTGTGGAGAAGTTTGCGAAAAACTTCTTGGTAAAGAGGTTAATTTAGTAGGTTGGGTGAATACAAAAAGAGATCATGGTGGACTTGTTTTTGTCGACTTGCGAGATCGAACAGGTTTAGTTCAGTTGGTTTTTAATCCTCAAACACTCCCAAATAATATTTTTGATTTGGCACAAAGTTTAAAACATGAATATGTGATTTCTATAAAAGGCAAAGTAATAAACAGAGCTCCAAATTTGATTAACGAAAAGTTGAAAACTGGAAAATTAGAAGTCCAAGTTGATGAGTTATCTGTTTTGAGCTTGTCCAAACCCCTCCCATTTCAATTTGATAACATAGAAAAAGTTGATGAAGAGCTTCGCTTGAAATATCGATATTTAGATCTTAGATATCAAAAGCATCATGATATTATCAAACTTCGACATGATGCGATTTTCGCAATTCGTCAGTATATGAACGATCAAGGTTTTTACGAAATCGAAACTCCAATTTTATCCAAAAGTACATCAGAGGGCGCGCGCGACTTTTTGGTTCCTTCCCGTCTGATGCCAGGTACTTTTTATGCCCTACCCCAATCGCCTCAAGTTTATAAACAGATTCTTATGGCTAGCGGAATGGATAAATATTTCCAGATTGCTAGATGTTTTCGCGATGAAGATTTGAGAGCAAATCGTCAGCCAGAGTTTACTCAGCTTGATCTTGAGATGTCTTTTGTAGAAGAAAATGATGTTAAGGCTGTAGCTGAAGGAATAATTGCATCAATTTGGGAAAAAGTAAGAGGAATAAAAATACAACTTCCACTTGCGTCTATGACATTCGATGAAGCATTTGCAGGTTATGGCAATGATAAGCCGGATTTGAGATTTGGTATAAAAATCAATGATGTCACAGATGTTTTTGCAAACACTGATGTGAAGTTTTTAAAATCGGTTGTTGAAGGCGGAGGCAAAATTGGTGCGCTTGTTGTGAATGATAAAAAGTTTAGCCGCTCAGAGCTTGACCGATGGGTTGATTTTGCAACCTCTCAGCTAAAAGTTGCCGGCCTTGTATACATTCGCTTCAATGAAAATGGTGAGCCAGAATCTGCAATTTCTAAATTTTTGCCAAAAGATTTTTTAACTCAATTTAAAAATATTGTTTCTGAAGTTACAAAAGATTCCACAATTTTTATCATCGCAGGAAAATACAAAGATGCTTGGACTGCTCTTGGTAAATTACGACTTGAGTTTGGCAAAGCTTTTGATCTGATGGACGGGGAAAAATTTGCATTCACTTGGGTTGAACGGTTTCCAATGTTCGAGTGGAATGAAGAAGATAAGCGCTGGAAAACTGTTAACCACCCTTTTACTCAACCGCAAAAAGGTTGGGAAAATATGGAGCTTGAAGATATTAGATCTCGTTCTTATGATCTTGTATGTAATGGTGAAGAAATTGGTGGCGGAACAATTCGAATTTATGATAGCGAAGAACAGGCTAAAGTATTCAAAGTTATTGGAATGACACCAGAGGTTGCACAAAAAAGTTTTGGATTTTTGCTTGAAGCCCAGAACTTAGGTTTTCCTCCTCATGGTGGTTTAGGTTTTGGCATGGATCGAATAATTATGATACTTGCAAATACCAATTCAATTCGCGATGTTATTGCATTTCCAAAAACACAGACGGGAACATGTCTTTTGATGCAAACTCCATCAACTGTTGATGAAAAGCAATTAAAAGAGTTACATATCAAAAGTACTTTGAAACCAAAAGAATAA
- the rlmN gene encoding 23S rRNA (adenine(2503)-C(2))-methyltransferase RlmN translates to MKKNIFGLTLSEFEKLFVELNEPSFRAKQLCEWLYQKNVLDVDLMSNVSKSLKEKIKETFTIEMPQIHKISESQIDNSYKFLFKTHDEQFIESVLMLQEDRATVCVSCMIGCPLKCAFCATGSDLRFVRNLDAGEILGQILTIQNFIKEKNLAKKITNIVYMGMGEPLLNFINVEKSIEILISQWGFQFPHTKITVSTAGITDKIAKLIEKFRVRVAVSLHFIDDTKRSQFMPINQKYPLGELVATLRRIELSKRDFITIEYIMIKDVNDTFLDAQKLGYLLSGIQVKINLIPLNPTKSFNHEPSTEEQIDKFIKYLWSKGFVTTVRRSKGKDVSGACGQLALKNK, encoded by the coding sequence ATGAAAAAAAATATATTTGGATTAACTTTATCAGAATTTGAAAAATTATTTGTCGAATTAAATGAACCATCATTTAGAGCAAAACAACTTTGTGAATGGCTTTATCAAAAAAATGTTTTAGATGTTGATTTGATGTCAAACGTCTCAAAATCGCTAAAAGAAAAAATTAAAGAAACTTTTACAATAGAAATGCCGCAAATACACAAAATTAGTGAATCTCAAATAGACAATTCTTACAAATTTCTTTTCAAAACGCATGACGAACAGTTTATAGAGTCCGTTCTTATGCTACAAGAAGACCGTGCAACAGTTTGCGTATCTTGCATGATAGGATGTCCTTTAAAATGCGCATTTTGTGCGACCGGATCAGATTTGAGATTTGTGAGAAATTTAGATGCTGGTGAAATATTAGGCCAAATCTTAACGATTCAAAATTTTATAAAAGAAAAAAATCTTGCAAAAAAGATTACAAATATCGTTTACATGGGAATGGGAGAGCCTTTATTAAACTTTATAAATGTTGAAAAAAGTATAGAGATTTTAATTAGCCAATGGGGTTTCCAATTTCCTCACACAAAGATAACAGTTTCGACCGCTGGAATAACAGACAAAATTGCAAAATTAATAGAAAAATTCAGAGTAAGAGTCGCAGTATCTCTACATTTTATCGATGATACTAAACGCTCACAGTTCATGCCAATCAACCAAAAATATCCACTTGGCGAATTGGTAGCAACTCTTAGAAGAATAGAATTAAGCAAAAGAGATTTTATAACAATCGAATATATCATGATAAAAGACGTAAATGATACCTTCCTTGATGCACAAAAATTAGGTTATTTACTAAGTGGAATACAAGTAAAAATCAATTTAATACCGCTCAATCCTACAAAGAGCTTCAATCATGAACCGTCGACAGAAGAACAAATAGACAAGTTTATAAAATATTTATGGTCAAAAGGATTTGTCACAACAGTCCGCCGCAGCAAAGGCAAAGATGTCTCCGGAGCTTGCGGACAACTTGCTCTTAAAAATAAATAA
- a CDS encoding rod shape-determining protein (functions in MreBCD complex in some organisms): MKFFPAKLFSFFSNDLAIDLGTANTVIYVKNKGVVLNQPSVVAVKNGTNEVLAAGFKAKDMLGKTPESIVACRPMRDGVIANFELTESMLRYFIREVHNNRSKLVRPRMIIGVPSGITQVERRAVEDSARQAGAREVYTIMEPMAAAIGAGLPVEEPAGNMIVDIGGGTTEVAIISLKDVVYCKSVRVGGDEMDQAIVQYIKRKYNLLIGERTAEQIKIKIGNAILGTETKSTEVKGRDLVSGIPKTITLTESEVFESLSEPISVIIDAIRSALENAPPELSSDLVDRGIMMSGGGSQLKNLDLLVSRVTGLPVKIAENALLSVVLGAGKVLDELDTFRDALMK, from the coding sequence ATGAAATTTTTTCCAGCAAAATTGTTTAGTTTTTTTTCAAATGATCTTGCGATAGATCTTGGGACGGCTAATACAGTTATTTATGTCAAAAATAAAGGTGTCGTTTTGAATCAGCCATCTGTGGTTGCTGTTAAAAATGGTACTAATGAAGTTTTGGCTGCCGGTTTTAAAGCAAAAGATATGCTTGGCAAAACACCAGAAAGTATTGTTGCATGTCGCCCTATGCGTGATGGTGTAATTGCAAATTTCGAGCTTACAGAAAGTATGCTTCGATATTTTATTAGAGAAGTTCACAATAATAGATCCAAGCTAGTTCGTCCTAGAATGATTATTGGAGTTCCATCAGGAATTACTCAAGTTGAACGCAGAGCGGTAGAAGATTCTGCAAGACAAGCTGGAGCAAGAGAAGTTTATACAATAATGGAGCCGATGGCTGCTGCAATAGGCGCCGGTTTGCCTGTTGAAGAACCTGCTGGAAATATGATTGTTGATATTGGTGGTGGAACTACAGAAGTTGCTATCATTTCGCTAAAAGATGTTGTTTACTGCAAGTCGGTTAGAGTTGGTGGCGATGAGATGGATCAAGCTATTGTTCAGTACATTAAGCGAAAATATAATTTGCTTATTGGTGAAAGAACCGCAGAACAAATTAAAATAAAAATAGGGAATGCTATTTTGGGAACAGAAACTAAATCGACAGAAGTTAAAGGACGAGATCTTGTTTCTGGTATTCCAAAAACAATTACTTTAACAGAGTCAGAGGTTTTTGAATCTTTATCAGAACCTATTTCCGTAATTATCGATGCTATAAGATCTGCTCTTGAAAATGCTCCTCCTGAACTATCTTCAGATTTAGTTGATAGAGGTATTATGATGTCTGGTGGGGGATCACAGCTTAAGAATCTGGATTTATTAGTTTCGAGAGTTACTGGTTTACCTGTCAAAATAGCAGAAAATGCTCTTTTAAGTGTGGTTTTAGGAGCTGGAAAAGTTTTGGATGAACTTGACACGTTCCGCGACGCGCTTATGAAATAA
- the secG gene encoding preprotein translocase subunit SecG, translating into MMTFLMILFIIVCFFLAIFIFIQKGKGDLGLGSLGGNQMLFGGSGGQDFFEKITWTLGSIFILGALGLALLKTHTREKSIISDYSIPMQKTIPAIPETKEMPKQMQQNPTDIPAETTETKKS; encoded by the coding sequence ATGATGACATTTTTAATGATTTTATTTATTATCGTTTGCTTTTTTCTAGCAATTTTTATCTTCATACAAAAAGGAAAAGGTGACTTGGGGCTTGGTAGTCTTGGCGGAAATCAAATGTTGTTTGGAGGATCTGGCGGTCAAGATTTCTTTGAAAAAATAACATGGACATTAGGTTCTATTTTTATTTTAGGGGCTTTGGGTTTAGCATTGCTAAAAACACACACTAGAGAAAAATCTATCATCAGTGACTATTCAATACCAATGCAAAAAACAATCCCTGCAATTCCAGAAACAAAAGAAATGCCTAAGCAAATGCAGCAAAACCCCACAGATATTCCAGCAGAAACAACTGAAACAAAAAAATCTTAA
- a CDS encoding ABC transporter permease yields MLLKFVDSIGEIAIEYCHNMGLAGIFLYETLISFFTTKLKINKVVYQINHIGVNSLSVVALTGACVGGILAYHTYSALHRFNGEQFISPIVFISMVREFGPVLSSIMVAGRAGSAMTAEIGTMKITEQIDALQTLCINVSQYLMIPRIVATTFIMPFLSMFCSLFGILAGYIVSIYLLNVNSEMYMRMIKQHTEMFDITSGLIKAACFGFILSWIATYKGYTTEGGAKGVGLSTTQSVVYACLSIFIADYILTALMF; encoded by the coding sequence ATGCTATTAAAATTTGTTGATTCCATTGGCGAAATTGCAATCGAATACTGTCACAATATGGGGCTGGCAGGAATTTTTTTGTATGAAACTCTTATTTCATTTTTTACAACTAAATTAAAAATTAATAAAGTTGTATATCAAATCAATCACATTGGAGTAAATTCTCTGAGCGTAGTCGCGCTTACTGGCGCCTGCGTTGGAGGTATTTTAGCTTATCATACCTATAGCGCATTACACAGATTCAACGGAGAACAATTTATTTCACCAATCGTTTTCATATCAATGGTTAGAGAATTTGGTCCCGTTTTATCATCAATAATGGTAGCCGGCAGAGCAGGTTCAGCTATGACTGCAGAAATAGGAACTATGAAAATCACAGAACAAATTGATGCGCTACAAACTCTATGTATCAATGTAAGTCAATATTTAATGATCCCAAGAATAGTTGCAACAACTTTTATAATGCCTTTTTTATCAATGTTTTGCTCTTTGTTTGGAATTCTTGCCGGATATATAGTTTCGATTTATTTACTTAATGTAAACTCTGAAATGTACATGCGCATGATAAAACAACATACAGAAATGTTTGATATAACAAGTGGACTTATAAAAGCTGCATGTTTTGGATTTATTTTATCTTGGATAGCAACTTACAAAGGATACACAACAGAAGGTGGCGCTAAAGGCGTCGGTCTCTCTACAACCCAAAGCGTTGTTTATGCCTGTCTTTCAATATTCATCGCTGATTATATTTTAACAGCTTTAATGTTTTAA
- a CDS encoding ABC transporter ATP-binding protein: protein MIELIDLKKSFGAKKIIDGVNLQINSGEFLAIIGRSGEGKSVLLKQIIGLIKPDSGQVIIDGEDITKLTKHEREKVYKKCGYVFQFAALLDSLNVFENVGISPIENEEDLEKVKLTVLKRIKDVGLSEDTLYKYPHELSGGMKKRVGLARTLMLNPQIIIYDEPTTGLDPITVRLIHELIKQTQIKFKTTSIVISHDIEIFKYADRVAMLHGGKIVFVGDAKTIWESKNPYIYQFIRGLTEGPIVNR, encoded by the coding sequence ATGATAGAACTCATAGATTTGAAAAAATCTTTCGGCGCAAAAAAAATTATCGATGGAGTCAACCTCCAAATAAATTCTGGTGAATTTTTGGCGATCATAGGAAGATCAGGAGAAGGTAAATCTGTTTTATTGAAACAAATAATCGGATTAATAAAACCTGATAGCGGACAAGTAATCATAGACGGTGAAGATATAACAAAATTAACAAAACATGAACGCGAAAAAGTTTATAAAAAATGTGGTTATGTTTTTCAATTTGCAGCACTTTTAGACTCCTTAAATGTTTTCGAAAATGTTGGTATATCACCTATTGAAAATGAAGAAGATTTAGAAAAAGTTAAGCTAACAGTTTTGAAGCGCATAAAAGATGTTGGTTTATCAGAAGATACTTTATATAAATATCCACATGAGCTTTCTGGTGGAATGAAAAAAAGAGTTGGGCTCGCAAGAACATTAATGTTGAACCCACAAATTATAATTTACGATGAACCTACAACAGGTTTAGACCCTATTACTGTTCGATTAATTCACGAACTTATCAAACAAACACAAATAAAGTTTAAAACAACTTCTATTGTAATTTCTCATGATATAGAAATTTTCAAATACGCAGATCGCGTTGCAATGTTACATGGTGGAAAAATAGTTTTCGTAGGCGATGCAAAAACAATATGGGAAAGTAAAAATCCTTACATTTATCAATTTATCAGAGGACTAACAGAAGGCCCGATAGTCAACCGTTAA
- a CDS encoding phosphopyruvate hydratase, whose translation MKIKKISGREILDSRGFPTVECSLNLEDGHSVIVSVPSGASTGKYEAVELRDGDQNWYFGKGVKKAINNLENKIAPLLVGKNPDFIKMDQEIINLDGTDNKSSLGANATLAASMAVVRAQAHCEKLELFELVAKYFGVKPSIPVCMFNVLNGGVHANNGINFQEFMIIPTGEKDFSKSLEKVVVVYQTLKKLLVKKGFNSNLGDEGGFAPVFAKGAKLPEELALDFIVEAIKSANLEGEIKIGLDVAASQFFDETNNFYDFYGNKFSGKDLIDFYENLLAKYPIISIEDGFAEDDWATWESATKKLGGKVQLVGDDLFVTNQKRIKYGVERHCANAVLIKPNQIGTVSETIETIKYCKSINYKTVISHRSGETIDTFIADLVFGCNGGQFKCGAPARGERVAKYNRLLQLAR comes from the coding sequence ATGAAAATTAAGAAGATATCAGGACGAGAAATATTGGATTCTAGGGGTTTTCCTACTGTTGAGTGTAGTTTGAATTTGGAAGATGGACATAGCGTTATTGTTAGTGTTCCTTCAGGCGCGTCGACTGGAAAATATGAAGCTGTAGAGCTTCGCGATGGAGATCAAAATTGGTATTTTGGTAAAGGGGTAAAAAAGGCGATTAACAATTTAGAAAATAAAATTGCGCCACTTTTAGTTGGCAAAAATCCAGACTTTATCAAAATGGACCAAGAGATAATTAATCTTGATGGGACGGACAATAAATCCAGTTTAGGTGCAAACGCTACTCTTGCTGCGAGTATGGCTGTTGTAAGGGCGCAAGCGCATTGTGAAAAATTAGAACTTTTTGAGCTTGTCGCAAAATATTTTGGCGTGAAACCTTCAATTCCTGTTTGCATGTTTAATGTTTTGAATGGCGGAGTTCATGCAAATAACGGTATAAATTTTCAAGAATTTATGATTATTCCAACTGGTGAAAAAGATTTTTCTAAATCTTTAGAAAAAGTTGTAGTTGTTTATCAAACATTGAAAAAACTTTTGGTAAAAAAAGGATTTAATTCGAATTTGGGAGATGAAGGTGGATTTGCTCCTGTTTTTGCAAAAGGCGCAAAATTACCAGAAGAATTGGCTTTAGATTTTATTGTAGAAGCGATAAAATCTGCAAATTTAGAAGGCGAAATAAAAATAGGCTTGGATGTTGCAGCTTCACAATTTTTTGATGAAACAAATAATTTTTATGATTTTTATGGGAACAAATTTAGTGGTAAAGATTTAATCGATTTTTATGAAAACTTGTTAGCAAAATATCCTATAATTTCAATCGAAGATGGATTTGCAGAAGATGATTGGGCTACTTGGGAGAGTGCAACTAAAAAATTAGGTGGGAAAGTTCAATTGGTTGGGGATGATCTTTTCGTTACAAATCAAAAGCGAATTAAATATGGCGTTGAGCGTCATTGTGCAAATGCTGTTTTGATCAAGCCAAATCAAATTGGAACTGTTAGCGAAACTATTGAAACTATCAAATATTGCAAATCTATAAATTATAAAACGGTTATTTCACATCGCTCTGGAGAAACTATAGACACATTTATCGCGGATTTAGTTTTTGGATGTAATGGTGGGCAATTTAAATGTGGAGCTCCGGCAAGAGGTGAGCGTGTAGCAAAATATAATAGATTGTTGCAACTAGCTAGATGA